Proteins encoded in a region of the Desulfobacterales bacterium genome:
- a CDS encoding FAD-binding protein: MINSLTIIDTDVLVIGSGIAGLQAAITVAANGKKTLLLSKSPMGKANNTILAGGAFTHAVGQFSAEAHFRKTLESGNMLNDRALVKRFVDLAPEKIKALNQRGLAGQFHKTGFYFRTDALLGGPNLSRVLVKACRETGVDFVENVMVTDLLTDGSACLGAVGFHKRTGEFYAFRSGAVVLATGGAGFIYARNDNAPGTTGDGYALALAAGLELRDMEFVQFYPLIYAGGGRCHMLLPAFFGDLGKIVNRKGEDIKEKYALHLKPIVIVCRDGLSQALFREIAMGNGVDNALLLDIRGTDESQLPISEDLKARFRKKIAYDTEPIKITPACHHTMGGLVIDAGGCTRLKGLFAAGEVVGGIHGSNRMGGNALSEGLVFGELAALSALEHAASRASGVDVRKPAKAAMERRLRAVDPGAKGSGNYRALTEKLKQVMWHKAGIVRSGANLDEALAVMDDTLHKLKGLSARAPLELCRLLELKNAALSGKAIVLAALSRTESRGSHFREDFPSEAPGWLKAIFVHMADGDPKISRIVPVDDH; this comes from the coding sequence ATGATAAACAGCCTTACGATCATCGACACGGACGTGCTTGTCATCGGAAGCGGCATCGCCGGTCTCCAGGCAGCCATAACCGTCGCAGCCAATGGAAAAAAAACGCTATTGCTTTCGAAATCCCCCATGGGCAAGGCCAACAACACGATCCTGGCCGGCGGCGCATTCACCCACGCCGTCGGCCAGTTCAGCGCCGAAGCACATTTTCGCAAGACCCTGGAAAGCGGCAATATGCTCAACGACCGTGCACTGGTAAAGCGTTTCGTGGATCTGGCGCCTGAAAAAATCAAAGCGCTTAATCAAAGAGGACTCGCCGGACAATTTCATAAGACCGGATTTTACTTTCGCACCGATGCGCTCCTGGGCGGCCCTAACCTTTCGCGGGTGCTGGTAAAGGCCTGCCGGGAGACCGGCGTGGACTTTGTTGAAAACGTGATGGTTACGGATTTATTGACGGACGGTTCCGCCTGCCTGGGGGCGGTCGGGTTTCATAAACGGACCGGTGAATTTTATGCTTTCCGGTCCGGGGCGGTGGTGCTGGCAACAGGCGGGGCCGGGTTTATCTACGCCCGGAACGACAACGCCCCGGGAACAACCGGAGACGGTTATGCCCTGGCCCTGGCGGCCGGACTGGAGCTCCGGGACATGGAGTTCGTGCAGTTTTACCCGTTGATTTACGCGGGGGGCGGCCGCTGCCATATGCTCCTGCCGGCCTTTTTTGGCGATCTGGGAAAGATCGTCAACCGGAAGGGCGAAGACATCAAGGAAAAATACGCGCTCCATCTCAAACCCATTGTCATTGTCTGCCGGGACGGTCTGTCCCAGGCCCTTTTTCGAGAAATCGCCATGGGAAACGGGGTCGACAATGCGTTGCTGCTGGACATAAGGGGAACGGACGAGTCGCAGTTGCCCATCAGCGAAGACCTCAAGGCCCGCTTTCGAAAAAAGATCGCATACGATACCGAGCCGATAAAGATCACGCCGGCCTGCCATCATACCATGGGCGGGCTGGTAATCGATGCCGGCGGATGCACCCGCCTTAAGGGGCTGTTTGCGGCCGGTGAGGTTGTGGGCGGTATTCACGGGTCCAATCGCATGGGCGGAAACGCCTTGTCCGAAGGGCTGGTGTTCGGGGAGCTGGCCGCTCTTTCCGCACTGGAACATGCCGCTTCCCGGGCGTCGGGGGTCGATGTGCGTAAACCGGCCAAAGCCGCCATGGAAAGACGGCTGCGGGCCGTTGATCCCGGCGCTAAAGGCAGCGGAAATTATCGTGCGCTCACCGAAAAGCTCAAACAGGTCATGTGGCATAAGGCTGGAATTGTCCGAAGCGGCGCTAATCTGGATGAAGCCCTGGCTGTAATGGATGATACTTTACACAAACTAAAGGGCCTCTCAGCGCGCGCCCCGCTGGAGCTGTGCCGGCTTTTGGAACTGAAAAACGCGGCCCTGAGCGGCAAGGCCATTGTCCTTGCGGCCTTGTCGCGGACTGAAAGCCGCGGGTCTCATTTCCGGGAAGATTTTCCGTCCGAGGCGCCCGGCTGGCTCAAGGCCATTTTCGTCCATATGGCCGACGGTGATCCGAAGATCAGCCGCATCGTTCCCGTAGACGATCATTGA
- a CDS encoding sulfite exporter TauE/SafE family protein, with the protein MEIELILLFLLIGCFVGFMAGLLGVGGGGIMVPVLTSIFLINGVSVDTVVHLALGTSMASMIITTFSSFRAHASRSSVIWKVVRGMSIGIILGTFLATFIASYLSSFYLAIFFSLFMAYVSSQMFLNKKPKPSRELAGNTGLFIAGSGIGAISALVSIGGGALTVPYLTWQNVEIKKAIGTSAAIGFPISIAGTIGYLVNGWANTSPGEYTFGFVYLPAALLISTTSFFAAPYGARLSHRLPVSTLKKVFAVLLIILSVRMLVSVL; encoded by the coding sequence TTGGAAATTGAATTGATATTGTTATTTTTGCTGATCGGTTGTTTCGTCGGGTTTATGGCAGGGCTATTGGGCGTCGGCGGCGGCGGAATAATGGTGCCGGTGCTGACGTCGATTTTTCTAATCAATGGTGTATCCGTCGATACTGTGGTTCATTTAGCTTTGGGTACATCAATGGCTTCCATGATAATCACCACCTTTTCAAGTTTCCGTGCGCACGCTTCAAGGAGCAGCGTCATATGGAAAGTCGTCAGGGGGATGTCCATCGGCATTATCTTGGGAACCTTTCTCGCTACGTTTATCGCCTCTTACTTGAGCTCATTTTATCTTGCGATCTTTTTTTCCTTGTTCATGGCGTATGTGTCCAGTCAAATGTTTCTAAACAAAAAGCCAAAGCCAAGCAGAGAGTTGGCAGGAAATACCGGATTGTTTATAGCGGGTTCCGGAATCGGCGCTATATCCGCGCTCGTCTCCATCGGCGGCGGCGCATTAACCGTACCCTACCTTACATGGCAGAATGTCGAAATAAAAAAAGCCATCGGCACCTCGGCCGCCATCGGCTTTCCGATTTCAATCGCGGGAACCATCGGCTATCTAGTAAATGGCTGGGCAAATACGTCGCCGGGGGAATATACGTTCGGTTTCGTCTATTTGCCGGCCGCATTGCTCATTTCCACAACCAGCTTCTTCGCAGCGCCCTATGGCGCCAGGTTATCCCACAGATTACCCGTATCGACCCTGAAAAAGGTATTTGCCGTATTGCTGATCATTTTAAGTGTCAGAATGTTGGTTTCAGTACTGTAA